The Bradyrhizobium sp. WBAH42 genome includes a window with the following:
- a CDS encoding electron transfer flavoprotein subunit alpha/FixB family protein → MSNVSRTAMPAAAGRAAAKKELPERFKSYKHVWVFVELERGQVHPVSWELMGAGRGLADRLKVNLAAVVIGPEGQHTRNAALEAFCYGADLAYLVSDNVLSDYRNESYTKALTELVNTYKPEILLLGATTLGRDLAGSVATTLSTGLTADCTALHVDADGSLAATRPTFGGSLLCTIYTLNYRPQMATVRPRVMPMPERVDRDAARIVVHPLGLFEEDIVTKVLSFLPDRDAQTSNLAYADVVVAGGLGLGSPENFRLVRELATLLGAEYGCSRPLVQKGWVTSDRQIGQTGKTIRPKLYIAAGISGAIQHRVGVEGADLIVAVNTDKNAPIFDFAHLAIVSDAIQLLPTLTAAFRARLLPEARARIAV, encoded by the coding sequence ATGAGCAACGTCAGCAGAACGGCCATGCCAGCGGCCGCCGGCCGCGCAGCAGCCAAAAAAGAGCTGCCGGAGCGCTTTAAGTCGTACAAGCACGTCTGGGTCTTCGTCGAGCTTGAGCGTGGTCAAGTGCATCCCGTTTCCTGGGAGCTTATGGGTGCAGGGCGCGGCCTTGCCGACAGGCTAAAAGTGAATCTTGCCGCTGTGGTTATCGGTCCGGAAGGGCAGCACACACGTAACGCCGCGCTTGAAGCCTTTTGCTATGGCGCCGATCTGGCCTATCTCGTGAGCGACAATGTTTTATCGGATTACCGTAACGAATCCTACACCAAGGCGCTAACCGAACTCGTCAACACCTACAAGCCCGAGATCCTGCTGTTGGGTGCGACGACGCTCGGTCGCGATCTGGCAGGTTCCGTGGCGACGACCTTGTCGACGGGGCTCACTGCCGACTGCACCGCGCTGCACGTGGACGCCGATGGGTCGCTTGCGGCGACGCGTCCGACCTTTGGTGGCTCACTGCTCTGCACGATCTACACCCTGAATTATCGTCCGCAGATGGCCACCGTCCGCCCGCGGGTCATGCCGATGCCTGAGCGTGTCGACCGCGATGCCGCTCGTATCGTTGTTCATCCGCTCGGCCTTTTCGAAGAGGATATTGTCACAAAAGTATTGTCATTCCTGCCCGACCGCGATGCACAAACGTCCAATCTGGCCTATGCCGATGTCGTGGTTGCGGGCGGCCTAGGACTAGGATCGCCTGAGAACTTCCGGTTGGTGCGCGAGCTCGCAACCCTGCTTGGGGCTGAATATGGCTGCTCGCGTCCTCTCGTGCAAAAAGGGTGGGTTACGTCTGACCGGCAAATCGGCCAGACAGGCAAAACCATCCGGCCGAAGCTCTATATTGCCGCCGGCATTTCCGGTGCGATCCAGCACCGGGTTGGTGTCGAGGGCGCGGATCTGATCGTCGCCGTCAATACTGACAAGAACGCTCCGATCTTCGACTTCGCCCATCTCGCGATCGTCAGTGATGCCATTCAATTGCTACCGACGCTGACGGCTGCATTCCGCGCGCGGCTTTTGCCAGAAGCGCGCGCCCGGATCGCGGTCTAG
- a CDS encoding FAD-dependent oxidoreductase yields MIEEKFDAIVVGAGMAGNAAALTMAKQGMKVLQLERGEYPGSKNVQGAILYADMMEKLIPEFREEAPLERHLIEQRFWMMDDRSHVGMHYRSEDFNEERPNRYTIIRAQFDKWFSSKVREAGAIVLCETTVTELVRDDRERIVGVRTDRRDGEIHADVVVLAEGVNGLLGTRAGLRARPTAENVALAVKEMHFLPRETIEARFNLRGDEGVVIEAAGTISRGMTGMGFIYANKECISLGIGCLVGDFQHTGQTPYGLLDQFKRHPSVAPLIAGSEVKEYSAHLIPEGGYKSIPQLFGEGWVVVGDAAQLNNAIHREGSNLAMTSGRIAAEAIGLVKSRGEPMSATNLSIYKKMLDDSFVIKDLRKYKDLPPLMHTHSQNFFLTYPQLISKAMQNFVRVDGTPKAEKEKASLKSFVKARSWSGLFGDACRLARAWR; encoded by the coding sequence ATGATTGAAGAGAAATTCGATGCGATCGTAGTCGGAGCCGGTATGGCCGGGAACGCGGCGGCATTGACGATGGCCAAGCAGGGCATGAAGGTGCTGCAGCTCGAGCGGGGCGAATATCCCGGATCGAAGAATGTGCAGGGCGCCATCCTATATGCCGACATGATGGAAAAGCTGATCCCCGAGTTTCGAGAGGAGGCGCCGCTCGAACGCCACCTGATCGAACAGCGGTTCTGGATGATGGACGACCGCTCCCATGTCGGCATGCACTACCGTTCGGAGGACTTCAACGAGGAGCGGCCGAACCGCTATACGATCATACGCGCTCAGTTTGACAAATGGTTTTCTTCCAAGGTGCGTGAAGCTGGTGCGATCGTGCTGTGCGAGACCACCGTCACCGAGCTCGTACGGGACGATCGTGAAAGGATCGTCGGTGTTCGTACAGATCGCAGAGACGGGGAAATACATGCCGACGTCGTCGTCCTGGCCGAAGGGGTCAATGGCCTGCTCGGCACGCGTGCAGGCCTACGCGCGCGCCCGACAGCCGAGAACGTTGCGCTCGCGGTTAAGGAAATGCATTTCCTGCCTCGCGAGACTATCGAGGCGCGATTCAATCTCAGGGGCGATGAAGGTGTTGTGATCGAGGCGGCCGGCACCATTTCTCGTGGCATGACCGGGATGGGTTTCATCTACGCCAATAAAGAGTGTATTTCGCTCGGCATCGGTTGTCTCGTCGGCGACTTCCAGCACACCGGCCAAACGCCGTACGGACTGCTCGATCAATTCAAGAGGCATCCCTCTGTGGCGCCCCTGATAGCAGGGTCCGAAGTCAAGGAATATTCGGCGCATCTCATTCCCGAAGGCGGTTACAAGTCAATCCCGCAGCTTTTTGGGGAAGGATGGGTCGTAGTGGGCGATGCGGCCCAGCTCAACAATGCCATTCATCGTGAGGGATCCAATCTCGCGATGACCTCCGGCCGTATCGCCGCGGAAGCGATAGGTCTGGTCAAATCACGCGGCGAACCGATGAGTGCAACAAATCTGTCAATTTACAAGAAGATGCTGGACGATTCGTTCGTCATCAAAGATCTGAGGAAGTACAAGGATTTGCCGCCCCTAATGCATACTCACTCCCAGAACTTCTTTCTCACCTATCCGCAGCTCATCTCCAAGGCGATGCAGAACTTTGTGCGCGTCGATGGTACGCCCAAGGCTGAAAAGGAGAAAGCGAGCCTGAAATCCTTTGTCAAGGCGCGGTCATGGTCAGGTCTGTTCGGCGATGCTTGTCGTCTTGCGCGGGCCTGGCGCTGA
- a CDS encoding ferredoxin family protein — protein sequence MSSEPAVRVEDKLYYNRYLVDVGNPHVKVRAHTTPSPQLLALLKVCPARCYELTDSGQVEVAVDGCIECGTCRVIAEPTGDIQWSHPRGGYGVLFKFG from the coding sequence ATGAGTTCCGAACCCGCGGTGCGCGTCGAAGACAAGCTGTATTACAACCGCTATCTTGTCGACGTCGGAAACCCTCACGTCAAGGTCCGTGCGCACACAACGCCATCGCCGCAGCTACTTGCACTTTTGAAAGTCTGCCCCGCGCGGTGCTACGAACTCACCGACAGCGGCCAAGTCGAGGTAGCGGTTGACGGCTGCATCGAGTGCGGTACCTGTCGGGTTATCGCTGAGCCGACCGGCGACATCCAATGGAGCCATCCGCGCGGCGGGTATGGTGTGCTGTTCAAGTTTGGGTGA